GCCGGTCTGGTTGCAGTCATCGTCAATGGCCTGCTTGCCGAGGATGACGATATCCGGCTGCTCTTTCTCGATGAGCTTGAGCAGCGTGCGGGCCGCGGTCAACGGCTGGATAGCGTCGTTGGTGACGACATGGATCGCGCGGTTGGCGCCCATGGCAAGGCCGTTACGCAGGTGTGCCTGGCAATCGGCAGGACCAATCGTGGCGACGACGACGTCGGTGGCGATGCCTTTCTCGCGCAGGCGCAGGGCTTCTTCCAGCGCGATTTCGTCGAACGGGTTCGGCGAGAGTTTCACGCCGTCGGTGACGACGCCCGAGCCGTCCGGTTTGACCTGGATGCGCACGTTGTAGTCCACAACGCGTTTGTAGCCGACGAGGATCTTCATGCAACGGATTCCTTGCTGGACACCACAGGCGCGGTCATGGCCGCGCCCGAAAAGAAGGGGGATTCTACCGCGCCGGGCCGGCCGCGGCAGGCGAAACTGTCCGGACAGATTCCAGCCGGCGCAGGATGGCGGCGGCAAATCGGGCGGCCGATCCCTCGCCGTGGGCGAAGAATAGGGACGGTTCGCTGAGTT
This genomic stretch from Tahibacter amnicola harbors:
- a CDS encoding electron transfer flavoprotein subunit beta/FixA family protein produces the protein MKILVGYKRVVDYNVRIQVKPDGSGVVTDGVKLSPNPFDEIALEEALRLREKGIATDVVVATIGPADCQAHLRNGLAMGANRAIHVVTNDAIQPLTAARTLLKLIEKEQPDIVILGKQAIDDDCNQTGQMLAALWNRPQATFASKVEVNGTAARVTREVDAGLETIEVDLPAVITTDLRLNEPRFIKLPDIMKAKSKPLETIEFASLGVESGDHLKTTAYAAPPKRSKGVMVKDVAELVATLKAKGLV